The nucleotide window ACTTCGACGAAGCCGAGCGGCTTGTCGCCGCCGCTGAACCGGAATGGCGGCTCGTGCTGCTCGTCGCCCTCAAGTCGGGGCTGCGGCAGGGGGAGCTAATCGGGCTCCAGTGGAACGATCTCAGCCTGCCGCAGGGCTTGCTGCACGTCCGTCGGACAATCTGGCGCGGGATAGAGGGCTTGCCGAAGGGCGGGCGCGAGCGAACAGTCGATTTGCCCGCGTCTGTCGTGGATGCCCTCAAGGCACACCGGCACCTTCGGGGCCGCTTCGTTTTCTGCCAAGAGGACGGACGGCCACTTACGCCGGGGAAGATGAAGGCGCCGCTTCGTCGTGCGCTCCAGGCGGCGGGCATCACCCGCGAGCAGGGGCAAATCGGCTGGCACGACTTGCGGCACACCTACGGAAGCCACCTCGCCATGAGGGCCGTTCCGTTGAAGGTGGTTCAGGAGCTGATGGGGCACGCAACGATCGAAATGACGATGCGCTATGCCCACCTGAGCCCCGACACGCGGAGAGAGGCGGTCTCTGTTCTCGACCGCCCCTCTGTTCCCGCGTGCGACATACGTGCAACACGGGCGGTTGAAGCGTCTAACCACCCGTAACTACAAGGTGAAACTGTGGAGGCGGAGGGAATCGAACCCTCCACCTGGGCCAGGAAAATCGGGCGCTTACCTTCACGTCCCCTCTGAGAAGGGCGCCAGCGGCAGCGCCAGAACGCTGGACGACGCCAAGCAGCGTAACAGCGTAACGCCCGTCTCCCCGGGCGCCCCTGAGGTCGCAGCCTACCGCGAGAAGGTGCCGCCCGCCGACGGGTGCCGCGCCTGCGCGAAGAGCTTCGGACGCACTCGGCAGGCCTGCCTCTACCACGCCATCGGCTTCGCCGTGGCCGAGGTGGCCGACCTGGAGGCCCGCCTCGACGCCCGCCCTCCCTCCCCCGTCATTAGCGGCACGAATGGAGGTGAACAGTGAAGCGCGCCGCTCGCGACTCGGCCCGAGCCGTCCGGACCGGTGGACGGCAGTCCACGGCCATCATCGCGTCCTCCGCCCCCATTCCCCTTGGAGAGAAGCTCCGCGCGTACCTGTCCACCGGCGCGGAAGGCCTCGGGGTCAGCCTGGAGCCGTCGGAGTGCCAGGCCGTCCTCAACGCGGTTGAGCATGCCCGGCAGGCCGGGCCCATCACACCGTCGGGAACGGACACCGACGCGGTGACGGCGTTCCGGCGCTCGCTCCCGATGGTGGCGGGCTGCGCGGTGTGCAGCGCCAGCACCATGGGCGGGCAGCCCCCCATGGCCTGCTGGAAGCACGCACTCCCGGTGGCCGTGGCTGAGCGCGTGCGGCTCAAGCAGCAGTTTGACGACGTCGAGTCGCTGATCCACGCCCTGGTGGACACCTTCGGCGAGCGCAAGGCGGTTCTCGGCCAGGTGGTGATGGGGCTGGCCGTCCAGGTGCAGGCTATTCGCGATGACGGGGGCCGCCCGTGAGAGCCCGCAGGAAGTCCCGCAGGCCGCCCCTCCTCACGACTCCAGCCATGCGTCGGCAGGCTGTTGCCCACCTGCTGAAGACGACGTCGGCGAGCCATCTGGGCCTACTGCGCAAGCGTCTTCACGACGAGGCGCAGCTGATGCAACTCGGCGGATGCGCCATCTGCTGGGCAAAGCGGTCCATCGCGGAGGTGTACTCCGAGCGCGCCGACATCCCCATGGGCACGTGCAGCAGCAAGCGCTGCCGCGACCTCTGGAGCGATGCGAGGAATAGAGAATCCGCCTGGCGGCAGCAGCTCCGCGCGGAGGCGACATGAGCTGCCCCAGCGCCATCACCGACGTGCTGTCCGGGCGTATTCAGTGGTGCGTCGTTCACGGAGATTCCGCCCAGGTTCTGACGGCACTTCCTCGTCGCTCTGTGGACCACGTGCTGTGTGATCCTCCCTTCTCGCCCAACGTGCATTTGCTGCAGCGACGCATGCTTCGCGGCAACTCGAAGCGAGCAGGGCATGAGCAGGTGGGCTTTGCGCCCTTGGGTTTTGAGGCGCTCACACCGGAGTTGCGCCGGCTATGCGGCATGCACTTCGCGCGTGTCGCGCGGCGATGGGTCTTGGTGAAGTGCGACGCAGAAGGCCAACAGGCGTGGCAGGCGGAGCTGGAACGCGCGGGTGGGCGTCACGTCCGTGTCGGTATCTGGCACAAGCTCTCCGCCCAGCCGCAGCTCTCCGGTGATAGGCCCGCCGTCGCGCACGAGGCCTTCGAGATTGCCCATGTTCGCGGGGAGCGTCTGCGCTGGCATGGCGGTGGCCTCCATGCCTTCTGGGCGCACGCCATCGCGACGGACCGCAACGGAACCAACTCACGGATCCACACCACGCAGACACCGGTGGCGCTATGGCTCGATTTGGTGTCCCAGTTCACGGACCCTGGCGAGTTGGTGCTGGACCCCTTCGCCGGCAGCGGCAGCCTGGGTGTCGCATGCCTTCGACTGGGCCGACGGTACCTCGGAGTAGAGAGGCAGGCTCACTACGCAGAAAGCGCGCACGAGTGGCTCGCTGCTGAGAATCGCGGCAGCACGTTGGCCGCAGCCCGCGCCGGCCAACTGGGACTCTTCTCAGGCGGTGCGCGGTGAGTCTCTGCGACGCTCCCATGCGCGTCCCCATCTTCGGAGCCACCGCGCCCCAGCCCTGGGCGTGGAGCATCCAGGTCCGCAACGCGCCCATCCTCAATCTCCACCGGGCCCCGCCAGCGGACGTGCTGGGCGCCTACGTCGCGGTGTGCGCGGCGGCGGAGTACGTGCCGGAGCTGAAGGACTGGATGGCTTCCTGGCATGGGCCGGGCGTCGCGGCCCCGCCCGCGGACGAACTTCCGGCGTGCGCGGTGGTGGCGATAGCTCGCGTCGCCGCGGTGTCGCTGTGGCCGGACGGCGAGCGGCAGTCGCGCTGGTACGTGGGTCCAGCGGGCCTGTGGCTGGAGGACGTGGTGGAGTTGCCGGAACCGGTGGCCTGCGAGCCCGGCCCCGCGGACACGCTGTGGGAGGTACCCGCGCCGGTGTTGGCTCGCGTGCGCCTCGCCTTCGGTGCCATCGTCGGGGAGGACAAGGCGCGCTGGGAGGCCTACGAGGCCCGCGCGGCACGCGCCGGTGGTCGTGAGCCCGCCACGCTCCGCGAACGCGTCCTGCGAAAGTGCAGCTGTCGGCGCGCGATGACCCCGTGCCGAACGTGCCGCACCTGGCGCTGCACCGCGCCCGGGTGCCCGCCGCACACCTGCGCCACCGGGGTGTCTCCGTGAGCCGCTGCCGCTTGCCTGCCGTGCGCTGCGAGCACTGCGGAGCCACCCGCCTGGTCGGCGCCGTCACCCCCGCGGGCCTGCTCGCGCCCCACGCGCCGCGCATCGCCTCGAAGGCCGTGCGGGCGAAGCACCCGGGCCCCTGGCCCACCTGCCGCCATGGCTTGGCCGCGCTCGCCGACTGCGCGGACCGGCCCATCCCGCCCGAGTGCTGCCCCCATCTCATCCCAGACACCACACCATGAGCACCTGCCCGACCCCGAAGCCGAACGACGAGATGGAGCACCTGCGCGCGGAGCTGGCGCTCGAGCGCGAGGAGCGCATCCGCGCCGAGGCCCGCGCCGAAGGTGAGCGCGCCGCCTACGAGCGCACCATGGCCCTCCTGGCGGACCTGTTCGCCCTCCAGGCCTCTCCCGCCCCCGCCGTCAGGACGGGTGCAGCCGCCCCTGCCCGCCGTGGCGATCCGAACAGCCCGGGCGCCATCCGCTCCCGCCGCTACCGCGAGGCGCGCGAAGCGTCACAGGCCAGCACCGTGACGACTGGTGACGTCACCGATGGTTCCCGTGACGTCACCGCAACGCCCGTGACGTCACGAGCCGTCACCGTGACGTCACCAAACGTCACGGTGACGTCCGTTGTCCGAGGCGAGCCGCGCCCCCTTCCCCCTGTGGGGGTTTCCCCCTCCCCCGCACCCCCTCCCCCTTCCCCCTTACCCCCTTCCCCGTCTGCTGCTGCTGGTGGCGCTGGCCTGGCGCAGGCCGCCCCGTCCCTCGGCGGCAGCGCACCGGCGGCGGCCGACGTCGAGCCCTCGCCGGCGGTGGCCTTCTTCGCCTGGACCCAGGAGCAGCGCCTGCTGGCCTACCCCCGGGCCCTGCCCCAGCCGCCGCCGGCGGGCTGGGCCACGTGGTACCGCGAGGCGCTCGCCGTCCTCGGCGGAAACGAGGAGCGTCTCCGCGGCGCGTGGCAGGCCTTCCTCGCCGACGACTGGGCCCGGACACGGCGCCCCGTCTGCCCGGCCCAGGCCTTCGTTGCCCAGGACGTCTGGCGCCGCCATGTCCCGGAGCAGGATGCCCCGGCCGAGATTGAAACCGCGCCGGCATTGCCCGCCACCGAAGCTGGCACCACGTGGCGCCAGGTGCTGGCCGAGCTCCATGCGGACGGCAAGCGCTACGTGGCCGAGCAACTCATGCGCCTCACTCCGACGCTGGAGGAGGGAATGCTCGTGCTGGAGGCGCCGGACCGGTTCGCCGCTGCGCTCATCCAGGACGACTACCTGCCGCTCATCGAGTCCGCGCTCGCGCGCCTCGACGTCCCGGCCCGCACGGTCCTCATCCACGCGGCGGGCACGCATTGAGCCCCCGCACGCCCGCGAAAGAAGCGCCCGTCATGTCCTGCATCACGCCTGCCCCATCCAGGGGATTGTCCCAGTCCGCCGCGCGCACGAAGGCTCCTGCCGCCATGCCGGCATCTCGCGCGCATCCGATGAAGCGAGCCCTCGTCGTGGGCGGCGTCGCCAGCTACGTCCACGGCACGCTGGCCAAGAAGCTCGCGCGCTGGGGCTTCGTCGTCGAGGGCCACCAGGAAATGCGTGCGCGGATGACGGCCGCCGTCAGCGCCGCGCGCTTCGACGCCCTACTCATCTTCGCGGAGATGGTGCCCACGCGCACCGTCATCGAGGACTGGGAGGCAGCCGCGGAGAGCAGCGGCGTGCCCTGCATCGTCCTCGACCGCCACGAGGCGCACTGGCCCAAGGCGCTCGCGCGCCACGGCTACGAGCCCATCAACCCCGTCACCGCGTCGGCGGTGGCCACCACCCACGAGGAAGCCATGCCCACCCTGCCCGTCCCCGCTGCCAAGAGCGCTCCGTCTCCGCGCCCGCCCACCCAGCCCTTCGAGGACCTCCTGACACAGCTTGAGGTCCTCCTCGCAGAGATGGGGGACGTGGGCATGGAGACGCTGTCTTGGAGCCGCGGCAAGGGCCTCGACTACGAGGCCGTCATCCGCGTGCGCGGCCACCGCGGCACCTGAGCGCCCCGCCACCTTCACCTTCGCGCGGCTCCCGCGCGAGTTCACCCGCAACACCACGAGGCAGCACTATGAACGTAGGAACCGGAGCAGGCATTGGACTGGGGCAGTTGGAGCGCGACCAGCGCGAAGTGAAGCGGCTGCACGACGCCTACCTTGAGGCATTGGACAGGCACGACGGCACGGGCAGCCCGCTGACGGAGTGGGAAGACGTGCCGCCGCGCGAGCGCCAGGCGTGGCGCGCAGTGGACGTGCTGGTGCGCCTCCGCGTGGAGCGGGCGGAGACGCAGCTGGACCTGGTGCGCTCGGAGCGTGATGCCCTCGTGGCGGAAGCCAACGCGCTGCGCTCGCAGGTCCGCTTCCTGGAGGTGCTGCGCAACCAGGACGAATTGGAGACGACGCGCGCGAAGCTGGAGCTAGAGGCGCTCCGCGGCGCACGACAGCGGGAGGCGAACCCGAAGCCCAACGCGCCTCCGCCGAAGGCGCCCGTATCCGCGCCGCGGACTGTGAAGGTGGCGGGGCTGGTTGAAGACAAGGCAGCCGACGGCCTCTACCTCGCCGTGGAGAGTGGGTTGGAGGTGATTCACCCGGGTGCCACCGTGCGCGTCCAGGGCACCTCCGTGACGGTAGAAGTGACGGACGTCATGCCCGAGGAAGAAACGCCCATCTTCATCGCCTCGCCGGACGGCGCATTCACGGTGAAGGCGGGAGATGTGCTGGAGGTGGTGACGGACGAGGAGCAATCCGCGGTCGCCGACTCCGCGCCCCTCGTCACCGTCAAGGTGACGGCGGTGGCTCCTGACGAGGAAGGCGGCGGCTTCTACTTGGCCGTGGATCGCGGGCTGCGCGAGGTCCACCAGGGCGACGCCGTTCGCATCCAAGGCACGGGCATGGTGGCGGTCGTGACGGGCGTGGAGCCGACAACCCCTCTGCCCATCTTCATCGGATACCCGCCGCCCAGCTTCGCGCCGAAGGAAGGGGACGTGCTGGAGCTGCTGCCGAAGCCGGGCGGCGACTTGTCCGCGCTCATCGCGTAGGGGCGCCGTGCTCCGGGGCCGGCCTTCATGCGCGGCGCCGGCTCCCTCTTGAGAAGGATTGAAGTCCAAGCAAAACGAGACTAAACAGCCATACATGCACAATCGGAACATCCGATTCGGCGGCATGCTCGTGGTGGTGCTCGCGTTGGTGGGGGCGGGCTGCGGTGGCGGCGCCCATGCGCGGGCGAGCGACACCCAGCCCAGTGCCACCGCGGTGTACCTGGCCCAGGCGCAGTGTGGCCCCCAGGACTCCACGGTGAGTTGCTGCGTAAAGACGCACCCGGGCAACCCCGCGCGCTGCGGGGCCACGGACTTCGAGGCAGAGGAAATCCTCTTCGGCGCCAGGGTCGCCAAGGAGTTGGCCCGAGAGGACCTGCCGGAGTGGAAGCGCTACTGCATGAACGAGTACGAGAAGTGCCAGAATCAGGACTGGATAGGCCATTGCTACGACTGCTTCCGCCTCTGTGAGGGCCAGCAGGGGGAATGGCCGCACGACCGATGCTTCCGGCAACGGAAGGGCCGGTAGCGGCATGAGCCAGGACATCAACTGGGACGAGGTGCGTGCGCTCGCTGCGCGCATCGAGTCCGGCGAAACACTGGCGCTCACTCCCGGCGTGCGTGAGTTGCTGCTGCGGACTGCGCGTGAGGTGGCCATCCCTGAGCCGGATGCACAGGCCGCCGTCCAGGACGCGGCTACCGCGACCACGCTTCTGCGGGAGGCCCGCGCGCGGATCCGCGAGGGCTCCATGCGACTGGCGCGCACGCGGATGCAGGCTGGTGACCTCGCGAAGGCGGGCGATAAAGCCGGGGCCCGGAAGCTGCTGGAGGACCTGCTCGCCGTGGAGGTGGTGCCCCTCTACCGTGAGCAGGCGGAGCTGGAGTTGGAGGACCTGGACTGACGGGCGCTCACGCGCACCGCGAGCACAGCACCAGCCATTCCTTCCGGAAGCTGGCCCCACGCGTCGACTCCTTCAGCACAAGGGAGCCCGCGCGCGGGGGCACCTGGGCGCCGCACCGGCAGCGTCCGGCGCGGAGGTTGGGGCGCCTGCCCTGCTCGGCGCTCGCGCACACCAGGTGCCGCGTGCCGGTGGCGGCGGAGTACTCCACGTACTCGCCCTTGAGGATGCGCCCGCCGCACCCGGCAGCCGTGCACGTGCCCGCCTTCTTCGCGACGATGGTGGGCACCTACGCGCCCCACGCCGACGGGCGGCGGGACTCCCCCGAGGGGAGCGCGAGCCCCATCTGGGCGCCTTGCCCCACCGGGCGCGGCCGCACGTCCCGGGGCGCGGCCGCGCGGCGCTGGCGCAGCTTCCCGGAGGCGCGCGCAGGCAGCTCCGGCCCGAGCCCCTTGGCGTCCATCGCCTCGCGCATCCGCCTCAGCGCCTGCCTGTGCAGCCGCAACACCTCGTCCTCCGACAGGCGCAGTTCCTGGGCCACGGTCCGCGCCGCGGGCTCCGCGCCCAGGGGGCGCTCGTAGCCAGCCAGCTTCTGCGCCACCACCCGCTGCAGCTGGGGCAACTGGTACAGCGCGGTGAGGGCTGCATCGCGCTCGGCCACGTGCCGGTGGCGCGCGGCCGTCGTGTCCACCAGCCCCAGGCGCGTCTCCACGTTCGCGGCGGAGTCCCGGCCTTCCTCGCCGGCCAGTAGGCAGTCGAGAGAGACGGTGGAGATGGAGCCCTCGCCCAGCGTCAGGATGGAGGCCTCGTCCAGCCCCTGGGCACGCAGTGCGGTGGACACCGGCACGCCCTCCTTCCGCGCCGCCTTCTTCGCGCGCCGCAGCCGCTTCAGGGCGTGGTCAGTGACGTGGACGGCGCTGCGCTCCCCCGCCGCGTAGCGCTCCATGGCCTGCCGCGCGAGGCGCAGCACGTAGGCCGGGTAGAGGCAGCGTCCGGGCTCGCGGCCCGGGACGAAGCGACGCCAGGCATTGAAGGTGGCCACCTGCCCCTCCTGCTCCAGGTCCTCCGCGGGCACCTTCCAGCGGCGGGCGACGGAGCTGGCCGCGAGCACCAGGTGCGGCCTCACCAGCACCGCGAGGCGGCCCGCCGCGCGGTGCTGCTCCGGGCAGCCGTCGGGCAGCTCGCGCAGCAGGTGGAGCAGCGCCTCCATTTCATCGTCAGGGGTGGGCGCCGGCGGTGGGCCGGGCGGGAGCGTCGGGAGGCGGGCAGAGGCAAGACGAAGGGCACAGGCGGACATCGAGGACTCCAGCCCCTGCGCGCGCGCAGGGGCGGTATACTGGCGTCCCCGGCGTGCTCCCCAGCGCTCCTGGCCTGTACGGGCTCGACCGTCTTCCCCGGTCGGGCCCGTCGTCTTTTCAGCTACCACGTCTACCCGACAGCGCCACCCGCCCGGCCCCGCCTCACTGCGGGCGTCACCTGTGCCCTCGGGGAGCGGACGCGCTTCTCCGCGGGGACGTCCAGCGCCGTTCGCGTCACCTCCCCGCGCACTGCCGCCAACGCTTCCTCCGGCGTGGTGACGATGGCCACCACCACACCGGCCGCGCGCAACCGGGCGTGGAGCTCCACCTGGGCGGGCTTCATCCGCCCGCCCTTCGATTTCACCTCCAGCAGCACCACCTGGCCGCGTCGGCAGCACAGCAGATCCGGGAAGCCCGGCGCGGAGACGCGCTCCACCGTCCACCCGGCGAGCTGGAGGGCCTGCACCACCGCAGGCTCCGCGTCGTCGCGCTGCGCTGCCCACCTCACCGGTCACCTGCCGTGTTGTCCATGCCTGGGCAGAAGGGGCGGCGCGGTGAGCTGACGGCACGTCTCCTGCTCTTCCTTGGGCGCATGGACACGACGACGAGGGAGGCGCTTGCGAGGCGCCTGGGGCGGGCGGAGCTGGAGTTGCAGCGGGCGCAGCGTGAGTCGGACGGAAGTCCAGCCGCGCGGACGCGGCTGGAAGCCGCACGAATTGAGTACCGCGCGGCCGAGCACCACGCCCAGCAGGTGCTCGGCGCGCGCGTGGCGCTGGAGGTCGTGGAGCACCTCTGCGCGTAGTGGCCTCAGGCCGCGCGCGCCAGGGCGGTGCCGGCCTCCAGCCGATGAGCGGCGGCCTCGCAGTAGCGCTCCTCGAGCTCAACGCCCACGGCGCGCAGCCCGAGCTGCTGCGCGGCCACCAGCGTCGCGCCGGAGCCCGCGAACGGGTCGAGGACGAGGCCTCCCTTGGGGCACGCGCGCTCGAGCAGGTAGGCCAGCAGGTTGACCGGCTTCTCGGTGGGGTGTGTTCGCTTCGCGTTGGGCACCGGCGGGTAGCCGGAGAGGACCGCCCCGTGCCGCTTTCCGGCGAGGCGGCGTCGCTTCGAGCCAGTGGCGTGCAAGATCACCTCGTAATCCGGCGCGAAGCTGGCGGCGCAGTCCCCCATGCCGCCCCTGGCCTTCCACCACATCAACGCGCCCTTGACGCGGAGGTGCGAGGACGCTGCGTCGAAGAAATCAGGCCACGACGCCCAGTGGCAAAAAACGAACGCGTGAACGTCTGGCTTCAGCGCGGGGCCAGCCGCGGTGAGCGCCTGGCGGAAGACGCGCATGCCCTGGCGCGAGCCGTCCGCGCGGATGGCCGCGCCGCTCCGGCCCTTGGCCTCGTAGGCCATCCCATAGGGCGGGTCGGTGAGCAGTACGTCCACGGATTCGGACGGGGGTCCGGGCAGCAGGTCGCGGCAGTCGCCGTGGTACAGGGTGATGGTGTCGGTCTGGAAGTAGGGCTTCACTCTGGGGGCCTCGTAGGACACGTGGCGCGGAGGTCGCACCACGCGCGCGCGTGGTGCACGGGGGATGCCGATACGGCAACGCCCTCAAGGCGGACCCTACCCAGTAGGGCGAACTCCAAGCCCGGGACTTAACTTGCCGTGAGGACAGCGCTATCACGTTTTTCTGTGATGCCCCTCTGCCACCAGTTCGCACGGAGCTCAGCGGCCACCGCTGCGGGCAGCGGCGCGGCCGCCACCGGTACCGGTGGAAAGCCCTCATTCGCAGGGTGGCTGGTCCTGCTCGTCACCGTGCCGAACACCCCCAAGAGGACGGCCGCACGGCTGCTTGCCGAGCGTCCCGATTTGCATCTTCGAGGACGCAACTTCCTGAGCCCACTGCCGAGAATGAGCCGGGGTAGTAGGTGTTGAGGCCTGCTGAAGAACCCACGGATCCTGGCGACCCTTCAATGAGGGGGAACTGGAAGATGAGTTGCAGAAGCTGGAGTCCTCGTTACCTGGACCGGCAGAGGATGACGGTCTACCTGAAGCCGAGAGCGATGGGCCATGCGTGACATCGACGTTCGCCACGCCATCTGGGAGCAGCTCCGCGCTGAGCATGCCGACGACGATGACACGCGTCTGCTCGACGAGTTCGGCTTGGAACACGGCGACGTCCGCGTTGACGTTGTGGTGATCAACGGAGAGATTCACGGCTACGAGCTCAAGAGCGAGCGCGACACCCTGACACGGCTACCTCGTCAGGTGACGGCCTACAGCGCCGCACTTGACCGCGCGACGTTAGTCGTCGCGGAAGGGCATCTGGCCAAGGCCTCAGCTCTTGTACCGGAGTGGTGGGGATTGAGCATCGCGCACTCGGTGGAGGGACGTGCGGTGCGTGTCGAAGCCCACAGGCTTGCGGCGCGAAATCCGGAGCAGCAAATGATTTCGGTTGCCCGGCTGCTTTGGCGACCTGAGGCCCTCGCGCTGCTTGAGCAGGCCGGAGCCGCGCGGGGCGTGCGTAGCAAGCCCCGCGCGTTCCTTTACGAACGCCTCACGGAGTGCCTTGCGCCTGACCAGTTGCGGGACCAGGTACGAGCGGCACTGAAAGCGCGATCTGGCTGGCGATCTGCCGCACCACGAACGTGAGGTGGTGGTTCGTCCCCACCTGCCGCCACGTCATCATGTTGCCCGGCCCGGTCTGAGCGGTGGCGCAGGCGACGATGTGCTTGTCGCCCTCGCTAAACAGAGGGCCACAGAACTCGGGACGTCCCATCAACAGTTGACAGAGGGTGGCATTCGAAGGCCCCTTCTGCTTCTTGACGCTCTGCCCGCGAAGGACAAGCCACTCGCTGTCGATGGTGTACCGGATGTTGTGGAGCGGCGACATGAATCGCGGATCGATGTCCGGCAGGTCGGCATTGGCGACGGCGTAGTCACTGAAGGTCGGCACGCGAGCCCCCGCCGGAAGCCTGCCAAGCAGGCTCTTCCAGAGTCCCCATTCGACGCGCGGGAGCTGAACCACGGAGCCCACAGCAACCCCGGCGAGCGACGGGGGAAAGCTGCAGCCTGCCAACGTGAACGTCCGCCACGCGTTCACATTCGGGAACTGCGGAACCACCTGCGACAGGGCCATGAGGTACGGAGCAACATTGCTCGCATCGACCTCTTCCAAGTCGATCAGCATGTCAATCTGAGCGAGCGGAAGCCCGAGCCACGTCGTGACTTGGCCGAGTTGCTGCACGAACGCCGGAGAGTAGAGGTCGTCGCGCGACACCCGAATCATGACGCCGCGCTGATCCTTGGCGAGGATGGCGAGTACGGCAGCCAACAGCGCCGCATCAGGATTGATGGGCACCACCGGAACAGGGAGCAGCCCCTTCGCGCGCGCGGCATCGAAAAAGTACGTGTACGCGTGACGGTTGGCAGGGTCCCCGACAACAGCAGGGGAGAGTTCAGCAGGCGCCAAGTCCAAGAAGAAAGGGCGGTCCGTTCCCCACGCCTTGATGAGCTTATCTCTGACGGCATCGAGATGAGCCGCCTCGGACTTCTTGGCCTGATCGTCATCGTAGTCCCAGTCGACCGGGGGAACCTCGATGAGCGGAGTAAGTGCTGCCCTATCCGGAGCATAGAGCTGACGGAGCGCGTTGAACTCCCCCAGCTTTCCCTTGAGAATCGGAACGTAGTGACCACTGCCAAAGACCTGCGAAGCCGGCATGTCCCCCCCAGTGAGGTTGGATGACGGCCCCAGGTCTGACACACATTCAGTCAAATCAAAACAGCGTCTGCGTGAACCCAGGGAGGGTAACTAGCAACACCATAAATAGTTTGAATTTCGCTTTTTTAAAGCCTGTCTGGCTAAGTGCGAGCAGCGGGCCCGCCCTGGACGCCCAAGGCGGACCCGCGGTGCATCACCAGCCGAAGGTCCACCTCACGCCCGCGCCAGCCATGCGTTCGCGGGCGGTGGCCTCCGCGAAGCCGAAGACGCCCAGGTTCTCCCGGAGCCTCGCCCCGCCCTCCAGGCGCGCGTAGGCGCCCGTGAGGGAGGAAACGCCGGCCTGGGCCTCCAGGTACCCGCTTCTCACCGGCACGTCACTCAGCACCCGCGACAGCCCCGCGGCGACTGCTACCCGCAGGGCATCGAAGGGACCGCCGTGGCCGGGGCCAGCGCGGCCGTGCTACCGATGGCGCCCAGGGCCTGCGCGGCGGAGACGACCTCCTCCGCGATGGTGGTGGAGGGCGTCGCCTTGCCCGCCTTCATCCGGTCCACGGCCGCCTCAATGAGGCCACCCAGGAAGGTACCGATGCTGCCGGCGGTGAGGCCCAGCACCGCCTGGAGCTCCTTCAGCCCGTGCTCGCCCAGGCTCGCCTTGAGCTGCGTGAGCGCTTCCGTCTTGATCTTCGCCAGCTCCTCGGCCGTGAGGACTCCATCGGCGGCGGCGGCCTCCAGCTTCGGCCGCATCGTCACCTCCAACTCGCGGACGGTGGACTCCGCCAGCATGGAGACGCGGGCGCCCACCTGGGCCAGCTTCGAGTCCCCGGCCTGGGCGTTCAGCTTCTTGGTGAGGGCGTAGAGCGCGGCCGAGATGAGGGTGGCCAGGGCCGCAGCCACGATGGGGACGGCGGTGACGGCCGCCGACATGAGCACGGTCTGGATGCTCGTGTCCGCGGTGGCACCGGTGGACGCCTGGGCGAGGGCCGTCGGCGCGGTGAGGAGGGCCGCGAGGCCCGCGGCCAGAGTGAGACGCTTCTTCATGGTGTTGCTCCCGTTTCAGGGGGTTGGAGCTGCACCACGAAGAAGGGGTGCCTCGTTCAGCTACCACGTCGGAGGTATTCCCCTTCGTCGCGGGCGCGGCGCCTACTGCCGCGCCATGTACGTACTGAACTCGCTGGGACCAGGCATTGAAGCGCGCGTCTACTGGGCACGTGGCGGCCCCTCCGCACTGCAAGAGGCCGTGAGCGATGGAGCGCTCTCCGAGGCCATGGCCCTGCGCATCGCCAGGGAGATGCCGCTCCTGGCGTTAGAGGACGTGGTGGGCCGAGTGGGCTTCGAGCGGTTCCAGGACGCGGAGTTGGACCCGCTTGTGACAGAGACGCAGCTGGCCGTGCTGGAAGGCAAGACCGACCTGGTGTGGTCGCGCCAGGAGCTGCTCGAGCGGTGGATGCAACT belongs to Corallococcus exiguus and includes:
- a CDS encoding DNA-methyltransferase encodes the protein MSCPSAITDVLSGRIQWCVVHGDSAQVLTALPRRSVDHVLCDPPFSPNVHLLQRRMLRGNSKRAGHEQVGFAPLGFEALTPELRRLCGMHFARVARRWVLVKCDAEGQQAWQAELERAGGRHVRVGIWHKLSAQPQLSGDRPAVAHEAFEIAHVRGERLRWHGGGLHAFWAHAIATDRNGTNSRIHTTQTPVALWLDLVSQFTDPGELVLDPFAGSGSLGVACLRLGRRYLGVERQAHYAESAHEWLAAENRGSTLAAARAGQLGLFSGGAR
- a CDS encoding DUSAM domain-containing protein, with translation MSQDINWDEVRALAARIESGETLALTPGVRELLLRTAREVAIPEPDAQAAVQDAATATTLLREARARIREGSMRLARTRMQAGDLAKAGDKAGARKLLEDLLAVEVVPLYREQAELELEDLD
- a CDS encoding VRR-NUC domain-containing protein, with product MRWAAQRDDAEPAVVQALQLAGWTVERVSAPGFPDLLCCRRGQVVLLEVKSKGGRMKPAQVELHARLRAAGVVVAIVTTPEEALAAVRGEVTRTALDVPAEKRVRSPRAQVTPAVRRGRAGGAVG
- a CDS encoding DNA-methyltransferase, with amino-acid sequence MKPYFQTDTITLYHGDCRDLLPGPPSESVDVLLTDPPYGMAYEAKGRSGAAIRADGSRQGMRVFRQALTAAGPALKPDVHAFVFCHWASWPDFFDAASSHLRVKGALMWWKARGGMGDCAASFAPDYEVILHATGSKRRRLAGKRHGAVLSGYPPVPNAKRTHPTEKPVNLLAYLLERACPKGGLVLDPFAGSGATLVAAQQLGLRAVGVELEERYCEAAAHRLEAGTALARAA
- a CDS encoding sce7726 family protein, with product MRDIDVRHAIWEQLRAEHADDDDTRLLDEFGLEHGDVRVDVVVINGEIHGYELKSERDTLTRLPRQVTAYSAALDRATLVVAEGHLAKASALVPEWWGLSIAHSVEGRAVRVEAHRLAARNPEQQMISVARLLWRPEALALLEQAGAARGVRSKPRAFLYERLTECLAPDQLRDQVRAALKARSGWRSAAPRT
- a CDS encoding beta family protein; this translates as MPASQVFGSGHYVPILKGKLGEFNALRQLYAPDRAALTPLIEVPPVDWDYDDDQAKKSEAAHLDAVRDKLIKAWGTDRPFFLDLAPAELSPAVVGDPANRHAYTYFFDAARAKGLLPVPVVPINPDAALLAAVLAILAKDQRGVMIRVSRDDLYSPAFVQQLGQVTTWLGLPLAQIDMLIDLEEVDASNVAPYLMALSQVVPQFPNVNAWRTFTLAGCSFPPSLAGVAVGSVVQLPRVEWGLWKSLLGRLPAGARVPTFSDYAVANADLPDIDPRFMSPLHNIRYTIDSEWLVLRGQSVKKQKGPSNATLCQLLMGRPEFCGPLFSEGDKHIVACATAQTGPGNMMTWRQVGTNHHLTFVVRQIASQIALSVPLVPGPATGQAQGTP